From one Lysinibacillus sp. G4S2 genomic stretch:
- the ilvN gene encoding acetolactate synthase small subunit: MKRVITVTVINQSGVLNRVTGLLMKRQFNIESITVGHTEQPNFSKMTFVVNVEDERKIEQLVKQLSKQIDVLKVNDITDKSIVLRELALVKVISPPNLRLEMNSIIEPFRPQIIDTAKNVVTYQVVGHPEKIDAFIELIRPYGIKELTRTGATASVRETQKISNTQLSILK; the protein is encoded by the coding sequence TTGAAACGAGTAATTACAGTAACAGTGATTAACCAGAGCGGTGTGTTAAACCGTGTAACAGGTTTACTTATGAAGCGTCAATTCAATATTGAATCAATCACAGTTGGTCATACTGAACAGCCAAACTTTTCGAAAATGACTTTTGTTGTAAACGTAGAGGATGAGCGTAAAATTGAACAGCTAGTGAAGCAATTATCAAAGCAAATTGATGTGCTAAAGGTCAATGACATTACAGATAAATCGATCGTATTACGCGAGTTAGCACTTGTGAAAGTAATTTCACCACCAAACTTACGACTGGAAATGAATTCAATTATCGAACCATTCCGTCCACAAATTATTGATACAGCGAAAAACGTTGTCACATATCAAGTAGTAGGACATCCAGAGAAGATTGATGCCTTTATTGAACTAATTCGACCTTATGGTATTAAAGAATTAACGCGTACAGGGGCTACTGCATCTGTCCGTGAAACACAAAAAATCTCAAATACGCAGCTCTCTATTTTAAAATAG